Genomic window (Candidatus Woesearchaeota archaeon):
ACAATTAAAAAAGTTACCCAAAGATATTTCTGAAAGAATTTTAAAAAAAGTTATTCTTATTAAAGATACCCCTCAAAGTTTTATGAAAAAATTAGAATCTATTAATATTTGGAGTTTACGTGTTGGAGATTATAGAGTTTTAATTGATTTGCAAGAGGATAAACAATTATTAGAAATTATAAAGGTGGGACACAGAAGAGAAATTTATGAAGATATTTAATTTTCTTCTTTAAATAAAAATGCAACAAAAAGATTGGGATAGAATTTCAAAAAATTATTACCCAGAAATAATTAGCCCACTATCAAAAGGTGTAAAAAATCCTCTTTACAAAGAAATAGCTCAATTAAAATTCACAGACTATGCAATAGATTTAGGAACTGGTTTAGGAAGATTGCTCCCAATTCTTTCAAAGAAATTTAAAACAGTTACAGCTTTAGATTATTCTGAAGGAATGTTAAATCATGCCAAAAAATACTCAAAACCTAATATCACTTTTGTAAAAGGAGATATAAGAAATTTAAAAGATTTTTATAATAAATTTAATCTTGCAGTTGCAATAAACTCAATAATTATGCCCTCTTCAAAGGAGATAGATAAAAGTTTTAGAGAAGTTTTTAAGATTTTAAAAAAACAAGGAAAATTTATAGGAATTTTTCCTTCTATGGAATCTTTTTTATATTATGGTTTTCTAACATTTCAAAGTGAACTAAGATTTAACTCAGAATCAAAAGCAAAGCAAAGTACCATTTATTTAACTGATTCAAAAAAATTTGATTATTTATTTGGAACTTATGATTTAAATGGAAAGCAAAAAGCCCTTTATGAATTTGAATTAATCTTAAGATTAAAAAAAGCAGGTTTCAAAAATATTAAAATTCAAAAAGTTGTATATCCTTGGAAAGAGATTAAGGACGCAGGTTTCGGCAATTTTAAGAAATTTCCAGAATTATGGGATTGGATTGTAATAGCAAAAAATTAGTTTAAAATTCTTTTTTTAACAACATTTTTTCCCGCTTTCTTTGCTTGATATAACAATTCATCAGCTTCTTTAAATAAAACTTTCTCAGTTATTTCAGATTTACCATCGTAAGTTGCTAAACCTATACTTGCAGTAACGTCTATTTCCCCAGATTTAGAATGTTGTATATTCTTTCTTATTCTCTCTGCAACACGTACTGCTTCTGAGTGTGAAGCTTCAGGAAGTAAAATAGTAAATTCCTCTCCACCAAATCTCGCAACAGTGTCTATACTTCTTATACTCGATTTTAGTACATTTGCAATATTTCTTAATAATTTGTCTCCTGCATGATGTCCAAATTTATCATTATACTTTTTAAAATTGTCTAAATCTATAACGAGTAATGAAAGAGGATGCATAAATCTTTTTGCTCTTTTAATTTCTATATATAGAATTCTATAAAAATATCTTTTATTATATAAATTTGTCAAAGCATCAGTTAAAGAGTTTCTTTTAACCTCAAGGTAGGCATTTCCAACAAATACGATTATTAAAGTTAAAATAAAACTTAAAATTCCATGAACAATTACTAAAGAAAATGTAAAATAAAAAAAATCGATAGCTTCATTTTCAGTCTCAGGTTTTGAAATTAAATCAAGACCTCTTTGCCGACTAGTAGCA
Coding sequences:
- a CDS encoding type II toxin-antitoxin system RelE/ParE family toxin; translation: MTYKIEVKPKAIKQLKKLPKDISERILKKVILIKDTPQSFMKKLESINIWSLRVGDYRVLIDLQEDKQLLEIIKVGHRREIYEDI
- a CDS encoding class I SAM-dependent methyltransferase, coding for MQQKDWDRISKNYYPEIISPLSKGVKNPLYKEIAQLKFTDYAIDLGTGLGRLLPILSKKFKTVTALDYSEGMLNHAKKYSKPNITFVKGDIRNLKDFYNKFNLAVAINSIIMPSSKEIDKSFREVFKILKKQGKFIGIFPSMESFLYYGFLTFQSELRFNSESKAKQSTIYLTDSKKFDYLFGTYDLNGKQKALYEFELILRLKKAGFKNIKIQKVVYPWKEIKDAGFGNFKKFPELWDWIVIAKN
- a CDS encoding GGDEF domain-containing protein, coding for MKIKRTERFVRIWLVIFLVVITFFSVYSIATSRQRGLDLISKPETENEAIDFFYFTFSLVIVHGILSFILTLIIVFVGNAYLEVKRNSLTDALTNLYNKRYFYRILYIEIKRAKRFMHPLSLLVIDLDNFKKYNDKFGHHAGDKLLRNIANVLKSSIRSIDTVARFGGEEFTILLPEASHSEAVRVAERIRKNIQHSKSGEIDVTASIGLATYDGKSEITEKVLFKEADELLYQAKKAGKNVVKKRILN